In Humulus lupulus chromosome 6, drHumLupu1.1, whole genome shotgun sequence, a single genomic region encodes these proteins:
- the LOC133784447 gene encoding uncharacterized protein LOC133784447, producing the protein MDTHHKSGTGWVTETAKNTWEELRAYRDTQQTQATDTESSTPVSSAPEDEDISLVQTVFGKRWGHQKGYGRILNIRDRTPFDFRPSQTRDEELSEMRERLRQLEEHVRTHCITPGSQSAPPPPDDPDVGAPTQ; encoded by the exons atggatactcaccataaatcaggcacagggtgggtgacagagacagccaaaaatacttgg gaggaattgcgtgcataccgcgacacacagcagacacaggcaactgatactgagagttccacaccagtttcgagtgcgcctgaagatgaagacatatctttggtacaaactgtcttcggaaaacgatggggccaccagaaaggatatggacgtatccttaacataagggaccgaactccatttgattttcgtccttcacaaactagagatgaagagttgtctgagatgagagagcgtcttcgacagttagaggagcatgtccggactcattgtatcaccccgggatctcaatctgccccaccaccacccgatgatcccgatgttggagcaccgactcagtag